The following proteins come from a genomic window of Paenibacillus spongiae:
- a CDS encoding DegV family protein produces the protein MYQGEVWVITIRIVTDTTAELSPFIIDQYNITVIPLQVTLNEETFTESSDISTLSFINKMKASKKLPLTSQPSIGTFLETYDRLGENGDAILSIHMTGDMSGTYATASSAAAMSAANVETFDSRMMSQALGFQVIEAAQMASQGATIAEIKDRLAKIIQQTSLFVVVDSLEHLAKGGRIGRGQELLGSILNIKPIAMLQDGVYTPVYKVRTRSQLIKKLIGRFEEETSGRTIRGVGISHADNPSLAEELKHEIEKASGYTSTWIKLTTPVISSHTGPSAIGFSYYTD, from the coding sequence ATGTACCAAGGGGAGGTGTGGGTCATTACGATAAGAATCGTTACCGACACGACTGCAGAGCTGTCTCCATTCATCATCGACCAATACAACATTACGGTTATCCCTTTGCAAGTTACGCTGAATGAAGAGACCTTCACGGAAAGCAGCGATATTTCAACGCTGTCCTTTATTAACAAAATGAAAGCTTCCAAGAAGCTGCCGCTTACCTCGCAGCCAAGCATCGGAACGTTCCTCGAAACGTACGACAGGCTCGGCGAGAACGGAGATGCCATTCTGTCCATTCATATGACGGGCGATATGAGCGGCACCTACGCAACAGCTTCATCGGCGGCTGCCATGTCCGCCGCCAACGTGGAGACATTCGACTCCCGGATGATGTCGCAGGCGCTTGGCTTTCAAGTCATTGAAGCCGCACAGATGGCCAGCCAGGGCGCAACCATAGCGGAAATCAAGGATCGCCTGGCCAAGATCATTCAGCAGACGTCACTCTTTGTCGTGGTGGATAGCTTGGAGCATCTGGCCAAGGGGGGACGGATCGGACGAGGTCAGGAGCTGCTTGGTTCGATATTGAATATTAAGCCGATCGCCATGCTGCAGGACGGGGTCTACACGCCGGTCTATAAGGTAAGGACCCGCTCACAGCTGATTAAGAAGCTGATCGGCCGCTTTGAAGAAGAAACAAGCGGAAGAACGATTCGCGGAGTCGGCATCTCGCACGCGGATAACCCGTCCTTGGCGGAAGAGCTGAAGCATGAAATCGAGAAGGCTTCAGGTTATACGTCAACGTGGATCAAGCTGACGACGCCTGTCATCAGCTCGCATACCGGCCCAAGCGCTATCGGTTTTTCCTATTATACAGATTAA
- a CDS encoding sensor histidine kinase produces the protein MKSRWFRVLPKGTGIIPYIWALLYILPFYFIFQYSSFNRIWIGIVLMIAFVIASQLSQTTNRTLLYVWTFVQIGISAVMTLLYDYVYLAFFIAYFIGNIRMRVHFFVLYAIHLTCVFITINYSFITQNGVFINQFPFIILCLIGSILLPVNTYTQIRRGELQEKLEYANKRIAELVIQEERQRISRDLHDTLGQKLSLIGLKSDLAGRLVHKNPDQARNEMKDVNLTARTALKEVRQLVSKMRGVKVADEIVHARQMLEAAHIDFQYSGDVRLADVPPFIQHVLSMCVKETVTNIVKHSQATACDMLIEQSPTDTLIRIRDNGIGIPAHIPSGNGLQGMRERLEFINGTVSLTSQKGTIVTIRVPRVNKQKEAGDSV, from the coding sequence ATGAAATCGAGATGGTTCCGCGTACTGCCCAAGGGAACAGGAATTATCCCTTATATTTGGGCACTGCTGTATATACTGCCTTTCTACTTTATCTTTCAATACTCTTCCTTCAACCGGATCTGGATCGGAATCGTCCTGATGATCGCCTTTGTCATCGCAAGCCAGCTTTCCCAAACGACCAACCGTACGTTATTATATGTATGGACGTTCGTCCAGATCGGAATCTCCGCCGTGATGACGCTGCTGTACGATTATGTGTATCTGGCTTTCTTCATCGCCTACTTCATCGGGAATATCCGCATGCGCGTCCACTTCTTCGTTCTGTACGCCATTCATCTGACCTGCGTCTTCATTACCATCAACTACAGCTTCATTACGCAGAATGGCGTTTTCATCAATCAGTTTCCGTTCATCATTCTATGCTTGATCGGATCCATCCTGCTGCCGGTGAATACTTATACACAGATTAGGCGTGGCGAGCTGCAGGAAAAGCTGGAATACGCGAATAAACGAATCGCCGAGCTTGTCATCCAGGAAGAGCGGCAGCGGATATCCCGCGATCTTCACGATACGCTCGGACAGAAGCTGTCTTTAATCGGCCTTAAGAGCGATCTGGCGGGAAGACTCGTGCACAAGAACCCGGATCAGGCCAGAAACGAAATGAAAGACGTGAACTTAACGGCGAGAACCGCTCTGAAGGAGGTCCGCCAGCTCGTATCCAAGATGCGCGGCGTCAAGGTTGCGGATGAAATCGTCCATGCCCGGCAGATGCTGGAGGCCGCTCACATTGATTTTCAATACAGCGGCGACGTCAGGCTTGCGGATGTCCCGCCGTTCATCCAGCATGTCCTGAGCATGTGCGTGAAAGAAACCGTCACGAACATCGTGAAACATAGTCAAGCTACCGCTTGCGATATGCTGATCGAGCAATCTCCGACGGATACGCTCATACGCATACGCGATAACGGCATCGGCATTCCAGCACATATTCCATCCGGAAACGGGCTGCAGGGGATGCGCGAGCGGCTGGAATTCATCAATGGCACGGTTAGCTTGACCTCGCAGAAAGGTACGATCGTTACGATCCGGGTACCCCGGGTGAATAAGCAGAAGGAAGCGGGTGATAGTGTATGA
- a CDS encoding response regulator transcription factor — translation MIRIVIAEDQRMLLGALGSLLDLEDDFVVVGKASNGDEAHELIKKLEPDICVMDIEMPGKSGLDVAEEIRGMSCKVMILTTFARSGYFERALKAGVSAYLLKDSPSEELASCIRSVMAGKRIFAPELVADAYNEENPLNEREIEVLSLVADGKTTKEIAEALYLTNGTVRNYISGMLDKLGVKNRIEAITRTKEKGWME, via the coding sequence ATGATTCGAATCGTAATCGCGGAGGATCAGCGGATGCTGCTGGGCGCTCTCGGCTCCCTGCTGGATTTGGAGGATGACTTTGTCGTCGTGGGCAAGGCAAGCAACGGCGACGAAGCGCATGAGCTCATCAAGAAGCTGGAGCCCGATATATGCGTTATGGATATCGAGATGCCCGGCAAAAGCGGATTGGACGTCGCCGAAGAAATCCGCGGGATGAGCTGCAAAGTCATGATTCTGACCACGTTCGCCCGTTCCGGCTATTTCGAGCGCGCTCTGAAGGCCGGCGTCAGCGCCTATTTGCTGAAGGACAGCCCCAGCGAAGAATTAGCGAGCTGCATCCGCAGTGTCATGGCCGGCAAACGCATCTTCGCTCCCGAGCTCGTTGCCGATGCCTATAACGAGGAGAATCCGCTCAATGAGCGGGAAATCGAAGTCTTGTCGCTGGTCGCCGACGGCAAGACAACGAAGGAAATCGCCGAAGCGCTGTATCTGACGAACGGCACGGTACGCAACTATATTTCCGGCATGCTGGACAAACTTGGCGTGAAGAATCGGATTGAAGCCATTACCCGCACGAAGGAAAAGGGATGGATGGAATAA
- a CDS encoding TerC family protein, with product MELFSLELWTALLSIVVIDLVLAGDNAIVIGMAARSIPKEDQKKVILLGMAGAVVIRVLATLGVVYLLKIPGLLIIGGLLLIWIAIKLVAEDKEQLHVTAGHNIGAAVRTIIIADAAMGLDNVLAVAGAAQGHLLLVIVGLMISVPVVVWGSTVVLRLIERFPWIIILGSAVLGWTASKMFVSEAILAPFFRNPVLKYGFEVLIVAFVVVVGLRKKSKANAAHTP from the coding sequence TTGGAGCTGTTTAGTCTGGAATTATGGACGGCGCTGCTGTCGATTGTCGTCATCGATCTTGTGCTTGCTGGGGACAATGCGATCGTGATCGGCATGGCCGCACGCAGCATTCCCAAGGAAGATCAGAAGAAAGTCATTCTTTTGGGGATGGCTGGCGCTGTCGTCATTCGAGTTCTGGCTACGCTAGGGGTCGTATACTTACTGAAGATACCGGGGCTGCTTATTATCGGAGGCCTTCTTCTCATTTGGATCGCCATCAAACTCGTTGCGGAGGATAAGGAGCAGCTCCACGTTACGGCTGGCCATAACATAGGGGCGGCTGTCCGGACGATCATCATAGCGGATGCCGCAATGGGGCTGGATAATGTACTGGCTGTGGCGGGTGCGGCACAGGGTCATCTTCTGCTCGTTATCGTGGGGCTGATGATTTCGGTGCCGGTCGTCGTGTGGGGAAGCACCGTCGTGCTCAGGCTTATCGAAAGATTCCCCTGGATCATTATTCTCGGCTCCGCCGTATTGGGGTGGACGGCATCCAAGATGTTCGTGAGTGAAGCCATACTGGCTCCATTCTTCCGTAATCCTGTTCTGAAATACGGCTTCGAAGTGCTGATCGTCGCCTTCGTCGTCGTTGTTGGACTGCGGAAGAAGAGCAAGGCTAATGCTGCGCATACTCCATAA
- a CDS encoding N-acetylmuramoyl-L-alanine amidase family protein: MKYNQSQAMQPAQESKRSGNDTAAAVAKTAADSKPNNAYKIVIDPGHGGNDPGAGGVSGKEEKEYTLALSQEVYELLQQEPMFEPYMTRDGDTFMELDDRAKYGNDLDADAFLSIHGNTYTDSSITGTESYYYSDNSRLLANTIHKELVEATGFTDRGVKKEAWRVLTQSEKPAILMEVGFLTNKEEEAKMLDPASRSRVAQAIVEGLKQYFQETGGQ; the protein is encoded by the coding sequence ATGAAATATAATCAATCGCAAGCGATGCAGCCGGCGCAGGAGTCCAAGCGGTCCGGGAATGATACTGCGGCGGCGGTCGCCAAGACTGCTGCCGACAGCAAACCGAATAACGCCTACAAGATCGTGATCGATCCGGGACACGGAGGCAATGATCCGGGAGCGGGCGGCGTGAGCGGGAAAGAAGAGAAGGAATATACGCTTGCCCTGTCTCAAGAGGTCTATGAGCTGCTCCAGCAGGAACCGATGTTCGAACCGTATATGACGCGTGACGGGGATACGTTCATGGAACTGGACGATCGGGCGAAATATGGCAACGATCTCGATGCGGACGCATTCCTCTCGATTCACGGCAATACGTACACGGATTCGAGCATAACCGGCACGGAATCCTATTATTATTCGGATAACAGCCGGCTGCTCGCGAATACGATTCACAAGGAGCTTGTGGAGGCGACAGGTTTTACAGACCGGGGCGTGAAGAAGGAGGCTTGGCGTGTACTGACGCAAAGCGAGAAGCCGGCTATTCTGATGGAGGTCGGTTTCCTCACCAACAAGGAGGAAGAAGCGAAGATGCTCGATCCTGCTTCGCGGAGCCGTGTGGCTCAGGCGATCGTGGAAGGTTTGAAGCAATATTTTCAGGAAACGGGCGGTCAATAA
- a CDS encoding CapA family protein — MKRAGRVNRRSAAAVLLASVLAAAVGIAAVVFVILPNQEKAGTSTGGVIKPGHLPPVMDRESYIDIKLAAAGDIMFHNAQLASGYDAKTNTYRFNSVFDAVKPIISAADLAIANFETTTAGPDTQKYSGYPRFNSPDEVLDAIKYAGFDILSTANNHSLDTGRAGLIRTVQMIRQRGLDTVGTYEKRPDTRVLMKNVKGIKLAFMSYTESANGLEGSLTPEELDTMINMADELKMKEDIQYAKDQGADVIIAFLHWGNEYERTPSKKQEQLAKLLAKAGVDIILGSHPHVIQRSEQLGGRSNNAFVIYSMGNFISNQRYETLNNAYTEDGVIVLFDIQKNKTTNQTRIINIDYVPTWVYRDMEDGKQAYTYQILPILNYMDSKHISNEFKARMQRSYKDTIMQLEEVPPAYKTAAGIEPERSSSTGSEGVYDEKK, encoded by the coding sequence ATGAAGCGGGCCGGCCGGGTGAATAGAAGATCGGCTGCCGCGGTTCTACTTGCGTCTGTTCTTGCTGCCGCTGTCGGAATTGCGGCGGTTGTATTCGTTATCTTGCCCAATCAAGAGAAAGCTGGAACGTCCACGGGCGGCGTCATCAAGCCCGGACATCTTCCGCCTGTCATGGATCGCGAATCCTATATCGACATCAAGCTCGCGGCCGCAGGCGACATTATGTTCCATAATGCCCAGCTGGCGAGCGGATACGATGCCAAGACGAATACCTATCGTTTCAATTCGGTGTTCGATGCCGTGAAGCCGATCATTAGCGCTGCCGATCTGGCGATTGCGAATTTCGAAACGACGACCGCCGGCCCGGATACGCAGAAGTACAGCGGATACCCCCGCTTCAACTCGCCCGACGAGGTGCTCGACGCCATCAAATATGCGGGCTTCGATATCCTGTCAACCGCCAATAACCACAGTCTGGATACGGGAAGGGCGGGCTTGATCCGGACGGTGCAGATGATCCGGCAGCGCGGACTGGATACCGTCGGCACGTATGAGAAGCGGCCCGATACGAGGGTGCTGATGAAGAACGTGAAGGGCATTAAGCTCGCGTTCATGTCCTATACGGAGAGCGCCAACGGGCTGGAGGGCTCCCTCACGCCCGAGGAGCTGGACACGATGATCAATATGGCGGATGAACTTAAGATGAAGGAAGATATTCAATACGCGAAGGATCAGGGGGCGGACGTCATCATTGCCTTCCTGCATTGGGGGAATGAATACGAGCGCACGCCGTCCAAGAAGCAGGAGCAGCTGGCCAAGCTGCTGGCGAAAGCGGGCGTCGATATTATTTTGGGAAGCCACCCTCACGTTATTCAGCGATCCGAACAGCTCGGCGGCAGAAGCAATAATGCGTTTGTCATCTATTCCATGGGCAATTTTATTTCCAATCAGCGCTATGAAACGTTGAACAATGCGTATACCGAGGATGGCGTCATTGTCCTGTTCGACATCCAGAAGAACAAAACGACGAATCAGACGAGGATCATTAATATCGATTATGTGCCGACCTGGGTATACAGAGATATGGAGGACGGGAAGCAGGCGTACACGTATCAAATTCTTCCTATCCTGAATTACATGGACAGCAAGCACATCTCGAATGAATTCAAAGCGCGGATGCAGCGTTCCTATAAAGATACGATCATGCAGCTGGAAGAGGTTCCGCCGGCATATAAAACCGCCGCAGGCATTGAACCCGAGCGGAGCTCGTCCACCGGATCGGAAGGAGTTTATGATGAGAAGAAATAG
- a CDS encoding M15 family metallopeptidase: MDKTRRMLIVGLAALTVGTTACGGSADKPADHEGQQNGSAQDRNKPNPAKTKAVPTGEGEGSAGDASIQVFVNKRYELAEDYAPTDLVDVEVPTVLRNPEVNQLREEAAEALKLMFGKAGEAGYKLYARSGYRSYKTQEALFDRYAAREGETAASRFSARAGQSEHQTGLAMDITSDSVDLQLSENFGETPEGRWVSGNAHNFGFIIRYPKDKEEITGYMYEPWHLRYLGADMAAKVYESGLTLEEYRNAGDAS, from the coding sequence ATGGATAAAACCAGAAGGATGCTGATCGTCGGTCTGGCGGCTTTAACCGTCGGAACGACAGCCTGCGGCGGTTCGGCGGACAAGCCCGCGGATCATGAAGGGCAGCAGAATGGATCTGCGCAAGACCGGAACAAACCGAATCCCGCGAAGACGAAGGCCGTTCCGACGGGTGAAGGGGAAGGAAGCGCCGGCGATGCCTCGATCCAGGTATTCGTGAATAAACGGTATGAGCTGGCCGAGGATTATGCCCCCACTGATCTGGTCGATGTCGAGGTGCCGACCGTTCTTCGAAACCCGGAGGTCAATCAGCTCAGAGAAGAGGCTGCCGAGGCGCTCAAGCTGATGTTCGGCAAGGCCGGAGAAGCCGGTTATAAGCTCTATGCCCGTTCGGGCTATAGATCCTATAAAACGCAAGAAGCGCTGTTCGACCGTTACGCTGCCCGGGAGGGAGAAACGGCTGCAAGCCGATTCAGCGCGAGAGCGGGGCAAAGCGAGCATCAGACGGGTCTGGCCATGGACATTACGAGCGACAGCGTAGATTTGCAGTTATCGGAGAATTTCGGGGAGACGCCGGAAGGCAGATGGGTGAGCGGCAACGCCCACAACTTCGGATTCATTATCAGGTATCCCAAGGATAAAGAAGAGATAACGGGCTACATGTACGAGCCATGGCACCTTCGGTACTTGGGTGCCGATATGGCGGCGAAGGTATACGAGAGCGGATTGACTTTGGAAGAATACCGGAATGCAGGGGACGCATCATGA
- a CDS encoding sensor histidine kinase has product MKFWQKIYLFSILSFVLIFNAASIMVIERNHSKMLQQEINHTLSANMSVNSSVNAIIPILRIYDSIDYEKTVLTNIAKEFVDKNRDSSIYLEIMNAKKKTVYSNTDFAMPSERKELVDLQAGEIKYILRDIGSRTLLFTTNLTDINRNPYIFTYIKDVTPVYAERTEQYRFFAKVDLGACLFFMIVMFFISKGLTKPIDQMVKTAKVIAKGNFSERVQLKSKDEIGVLAANFNEMAAVVEDKINILERNNSEKQRFINNITHELKTPLTSIIGYANYLRVTKYDGDTFLDGLNVIYSEGKRLEALSAKLMDLIVLHEDQFVMKRENLTGIILEIEPSLAMKAREKQIQIRLECEDCYLMLERDLVKILIFNLVDNAVKASPSHGSITIRTYVHEGTCRLEVIDQGTGIPKEHLDKIFEPFYMADKARTRSSNGAGLGLSICQSIAGIHHAAIEVESEAGLGTAMTVVFTEAVVQREVGEWQSYG; this is encoded by the coding sequence ATGAAATTCTGGCAGAAGATTTATCTGTTCTCCATCCTTTCCTTCGTCCTTATTTTTAATGCCGCCTCCATTATGGTTATCGAACGCAATCACAGCAAGATGCTCCAGCAGGAAATCAATCATACGCTGAGCGCCAACATGAGTGTGAATTCGAGCGTTAACGCCATCATTCCGATCCTGCGTATATACGATTCCATCGATTATGAGAAGACGGTGCTGACGAATATCGCCAAGGAGTTCGTCGATAAGAATCGGGATTCCAGCATTTATCTGGAGATCATGAACGCCAAGAAGAAAACCGTCTACAGCAATACGGATTTTGCCATGCCATCCGAACGCAAGGAGCTGGTTGATCTTCAAGCGGGCGAAATCAAATATATCCTGCGCGATATCGGAAGCCGGACGCTGCTGTTTACGACGAATCTAACGGATATTAACCGTAATCCATATATTTTTACGTACATCAAGGATGTGACGCCGGTCTATGCGGAACGGACGGAGCAATACCGTTTCTTCGCGAAGGTGGACTTGGGCGCTTGCCTGTTTTTTATGATCGTCATGTTTTTTATTAGCAAGGGGCTGACGAAGCCGATCGATCAGATGGTGAAAACGGCGAAAGTGATTGCGAAGGGGAATTTCTCGGAACGGGTGCAGCTGAAATCGAAGGACGAGATCGGTGTGCTGGCGGCTAATTTTAACGAGATGGCCGCGGTGGTGGAGGACAAGATCAACATCTTGGAGCGCAACAACAGCGAGAAGCAGCGCTTTATCAATAACATTACGCATGAGCTCAAGACGCCTCTGACCTCGATCATCGGCTATGCAAATTATTTGCGGGTGACCAAGTACGATGGAGATACGTTCCTGGACGGGCTGAACGTCATCTACAGCGAGGGCAAGCGACTGGAAGCTCTATCAGCCAAGCTCATGGATTTAATTGTCCTCCATGAGGATCAATTCGTTATGAAACGCGAGAATCTAACCGGCATCATTCTCGAAATCGAGCCATCGCTGGCCATGAAAGCCAGAGAGAAGCAGATTCAGATTCGCCTGGAATGCGAGGATTGCTATCTGATGCTCGAGAGGGATCTCGTTAAGATCCTTATATTTAATCTGGTGGACAATGCAGTAAAGGCCTCCCCCAGCCATGGAAGCATTACGATTCGAACCTATGTGCATGAAGGAACATGCCGCTTGGAAGTGATCGATCAGGGAACCGGCATTCCGAAGGAGCATCTGGACAAAATCTTCGAGCCTTTCTATATGGCCGACAAAGCCAGAACAAGGAGCAGCAATGGAGCGGGGCTGGGCTTGTCGATCTGTCAAAGCATAGCCGGCATTCATCACGCCGCCATCGAAGTGGAAAGCGAAGCCGGGTTAGGGACGGCCATGACGGTTGTGTTCACAGAGGCGGTTGTTCAGCGGGAGGTGGGCGAATGGCAATCTTACGGATAG
- a CDS encoding response regulator transcription factor — MDGKKKILIVEDDINISKIIKMNLTIVNYETTEAYDGLEALDAIKNGNFDLILLDVMIPRLDGFALMERIRSTGIPVIFLTAKNSVFDKVNGLRLGADDYMVKPFEAIELLARIETVLRRYGKEETIIAFKAVTVRLDKREVTVNEIPVELTPKEYELLVVLLKNKNIALTREQFLDKVWGGDYYGETRTVDMHIKSLRKKLQLQDSIKTIYKIGYRLEE; from the coding sequence ATGGACGGGAAGAAGAAAATATTAATCGTCGAAGACGACATCAATATTTCGAAAATTATAAAAATGAATCTGACGATCGTGAACTATGAAACGACGGAAGCGTACGACGGGCTTGAGGCGCTTGACGCCATTAAGAACGGGAATTTCGATTTGATCTTGCTCGATGTCATGATTCCGAGGCTGGACGGATTTGCGCTTATGGAGCGAATACGTTCCACCGGTATACCGGTCATCTTCTTGACAGCGAAGAACTCGGTGTTCGATAAAGTGAACGGGCTCAGGCTGGGGGCGGACGATTATATGGTGAAGCCCTTCGAAGCCATTGAGCTTCTGGCGCGGATCGAAACCGTGCTCAGAAGGTACGGCAAGGAGGAGACGATCATAGCCTTCAAAGCGGTAACCGTCCGCCTGGACAAGAGAGAGGTCACGGTTAACGAGATTCCCGTCGAGCTGACGCCCAAGGAGTATGAGCTGCTGGTCGTCCTGCTGAAGAACAAGAATATCGCGCTCACCCGGGAGCAATTTCTGGACAAGGTATGGGGCGGCGATTATTACGGGGAAACGAGAACCGTCGACATGCACATCAAATCGTTAAGGAAGAAACTTCAGCTGCAGGATTCGATCAAGACCATCTATAAGATCGGTTATAGGCTGGAGGAGTAG
- a CDS encoding MFS transporter translates to MQPGIRLRSVFARRTSSSVSPDLRLGKEARISLVIHGCFQFGASMSALFLNLYLWRLTQNLTVNGLYYILLYASVPGTFVLGGWISKRKDRMVTYRIGILLIALFYLMVVIMQEKVVNYYVLFAIFNGLSSGLYWSGFLVLQYDVSTDTNRIRYLAINMIVFNFAGLVGPALAGYVIQRSSGLQGYIFIFILAFLMFLIAAVVSFRIRTVDTHHRAYHLNLMGLVMRKNRRWFKGLIAFFVLGLFQGVMLFLPGILLYGAVGREDWVGYLGVFFSALTVATGYVISRKARQENVRKYMLASSTGTLLGASFLLIEVQLWSVLIFMILFSICNPLAINTLTSYYYRLMGTLPLKGQLREESVAMREVFLNTGRVISIASLIILSQDLQSYWLPVVLVGSAALQYTLLALMKEQAQAPR, encoded by the coding sequence ATGCAGCCAGGCATACGATTAAGATCCGTTTTTGCAAGAAGAACCAGCTCTTCGGTATCGCCTGATCTTCGATTGGGAAAGGAAGCGCGGATCTCGCTCGTTATTCACGGCTGCTTTCAATTCGGCGCCTCCATGTCAGCGCTGTTCCTCAATCTGTATTTGTGGCGACTGACACAAAATTTGACGGTCAACGGCCTCTATTACATTCTTCTCTATGCCTCCGTCCCGGGGACATTCGTGCTGGGTGGATGGATCTCGAAGCGGAAGGACCGGATGGTCACCTATAGGATCGGAATTCTGCTGATCGCGTTATTCTATCTGATGGTGGTCATTATGCAGGAGAAGGTCGTGAATTATTACGTCCTGTTCGCGATCTTCAACGGACTCTCATCCGGCTTGTATTGGTCCGGCTTCCTGGTTCTGCAATACGATGTTTCGACCGATACGAACCGCATCCGGTATTTGGCCATCAATATGATTGTCTTTAACTTCGCCGGTCTGGTCGGGCCGGCTCTGGCAGGCTACGTCATCCAGCGCAGCAGCGGGCTGCAGGGATATATCTTCATCTTCATCTTGGCGTTCTTGATGTTCCTCATCGCGGCGGTCGTCAGCTTCCGGATCCGTACCGTCGATACCCATCATCGGGCATATCATCTCAACTTAATGGGACTCGTCATGCGCAAGAACAGGCGTTGGTTTAAAGGACTGATCGCCTTTTTCGTGCTGGGCTTGTTTCAGGGCGTCATGCTGTTCCTGCCGGGCATCCTGCTCTACGGGGCGGTAGGCCGGGAAGATTGGGTCGGCTATCTGGGCGTCTTCTTCTCCGCGCTAACGGTCGCCACCGGCTATGTCATCTCCCGCAAAGCCCGGCAGGAGAACGTGAGAAAATATATGCTGGCCTCGTCGACCGGAACCTTGCTCGGCGCGTCCTTCCTCCTTATAGAAGTTCAATTGTGGTCGGTCCTGATTTTCATGATCTTATTCTCGATATGCAACCCGCTTGCCATCAATACGCTGACCTCGTACTATTACCGGCTGATGGGGACGCTTCCGCTCAAGGGGCAGCTGCGGGAAGAGTCGGTGGCCATGAGAGAGGTGTTCTTGAACACAGGGCGCGTGATTTCCATTGCATCGCTCATTATACTCTCGCAAGATCTGCAGTCCTATTGGCTGCCGGTGGTCCTGGTCGGATCGGCAGCGCTCCAATATACGCTGCTTGCGCTTATGAAGGAACAGGCGCAAGCTCCGCGATAA
- a CDS encoding 3'-5' exonuclease, with protein MTDYIILDIEFNGRKFASDKPMEVIEIGAVRLNAALEQVDEFSALIKPVYFAKLNDFIKKKTGIPQESIDKASGFRKVIGDFVRWLDRSESFLLVTWGGEDLKRIIYDTRMHQLNDAYWMSASYFDLLKGFLRYKKITNDVSVEAALADLEITPEGSAHRALDDARMTSEVFKAIFDQLDFNLKQQFKDVYSNAKERRMVKQAVRAMRAQKIVPQWELVVTHYLKDKLPLDDTRKMNELQQYFAAEITN; from the coding sequence ATGACAGACTATATCATACTGGATATTGAATTCAACGGACGTAAATTTGCCAGCGATAAACCGATGGAGGTCATCGAGATCGGGGCTGTCCGATTGAATGCCGCGCTGGAGCAGGTCGATGAATTCTCGGCTTTGATCAAACCGGTCTATTTTGCTAAACTGAATGATTTTATTAAGAAAAAAACCGGAATTCCTCAAGAATCCATTGATAAAGCTTCAGGGTTCCGCAAGGTTATCGGCGATTTCGTCCGCTGGCTGGATCGAAGCGAATCCTTCTTGCTTGTCACATGGGGCGGCGAGGACTTGAAACGGATCATATACGACACGCGAATGCATCAATTGAACGACGCATACTGGATGTCGGCCTCCTATTTCGATTTATTGAAGGGATTTCTGCGCTACAAAAAAATTACGAATGACGTCAGCGTCGAAGCGGCTCTGGCCGATCTGGAAATCACGCCGGAGGGCTCCGCGCACCGGGCGCTCGACGATGCACGAATGACTTCTGAGGTCTTCAAAGCGATATTCGATCAGCTCGATTTCAACCTTAAGCAGCAATTCAAGGACGTTTACTCGAATGCGAAGGAGCGCCGGATGGTGAAGCAGGCGGTACGGGCTATGCGCGCGCAGAAGATCGTCCCGCAATGGGAGCTTGTCGTCACCCACTACCTCAAAGACAAATTGCCGCTGGACGATACGAGAAAAATGAACGAGCTTCAGCAATATTTCGCAGCGGAGATTACGAATTAG